The segment ttaaaGACACAAGAACATCCAGAACATAACAGGTATAGCGTAGAACTGAGAACAGGTTGTCACATGTCATATGACAGACTGCTCCGGCCGTCTGTGACAGCCCAGCTCTCAGAAAAGAGGAAAGATAAGGAATCGGGCCAGGACATCCAATGCAACAGTGGAACCCCAACCCAAAAAACTGGTGCTGCTCCTGCAAAACATGGATTTATAGGCAGGGTCTGTGAATCAAAAGGAACTGACCAATCAGtcatctgtgtctctgtgccccctctgccagccaaaatGGCAACACTGAAGGACATGACTGTTAACCTGGCTCAGTGCCAAACTACTTCAACAGATGAGTCATGTTACAATTTTCTGCACCACTTGGCATTCAAAACAAACCAATGCATTTACATATAACAATAAAATCCATGTGATCATAGCAGGCAGAGTAAGGTTGAAAACCAAGTAGAGATTGATTACACTAAGCACTGTGTTTACCTAGAATTATAGCATCTAGTAAGGCAGTGCATGGATCAGGAGGAGGAGAATATGTTTCTGGCTTTTCATCAGGTTTACCtaaagcaaaacaaatgaattCATTCAATCATCATCATTCAATCATCAGTTATTTAAACTTTATCAGAATCATAGCGAATTTGCAAGAAGGGAACATGTTTTGGCcatgttttatatattaaattacaAAGAAAACAAAGTTAAATATGTGTGTTCCCTCACTGTACATAAGAGGCACATGAAGACATTTCTAAGGCTACAAATAATTTCAGATAGTTCAACAATAGTGGCATTAATGACAAGCTAGAGATTAGGGCACTCATTTGTTCTTACCATATAGTGCTTGAATCCCCTGAATGTCATCCGGATGAAGTTGAAAGTTATCATAGTTACTATGATATATAGGGGCCATGAGAGCACTGTGATACCTGGAGTGACCTAAACCCAGGGCGTGACCTATCTCATGTGCTGCTACAATTCTCAGGTTTGCTCCATATTGTTTCCGGTCCGTCCACAGCTCATCTGAATCAAAATGCACTATGCCATATTCTGGGCCTTGAGCATGAGCCAGGGTTTTTCCTGCAGAGGAGCACAGTAAATATGCATTGTACTACACCAACAAGCTACAAGATCTTTATAgtgaatttaaaatgtaatgtaagtgatataaaaaaaaattcaatattaaactATTATTCAGTGTCCATGTTTAGTGCCCCCCAATAAACACACAATAAACCCAACATAACAAAAAAGCAGTATAATTTCTTTGTATTAACCAAGTGAAATAAAATGACACAAAAATTACAAACCCTTCCTGTATAAAAGTCAGAACACACTTGATGTTACTAGCATTCTGAAACTATATTTACTTGTGCTTGTGTAAAAACCCTGCATAATATACAGCTGGAAAGAAAACCACAGTGAAGCAAGCATTGCATTGCCATGTGCTTAGAGCCTCTTAAGTAAGAAAGAAGGCTTTGTTCcaaaatcgaaacttaaaaGCCTTAAAAACTGGACTAAAGATTGTTGCTAATTTGTTGCTTACCCCAAGGTTGAAAAACTGATTTAGTCATGACAAAGTGTCCTATTGCTACTGATCAGAACTTTTACTTAatccttgattttttttttacacatgctGCCTTTCTCAGGGTCATGCAACAGCACCTCGATTGGTTTATAATTCATAACTGGGGCATTTCAAATCACAATTTTTCCTTTTCTGAAATCATTCTGTTGCCTTTTTTTCTCATCTAGCTTCCTCTACTTTGACATTGTTAAAAGTAGCCAGAAACCATTACTGCTTActtcaccatgctttacagttgaGAGGAGGTTGTGCCTTtctactttttttattattgttttttcatTACTGcatgttctttttatttagttattaatttTTGTAATATAACCTTTGGGGTGAGTATTTGGTGCTACTTTGCAGTGCTTTCTGACATTAGTTTTGAACGAAGACACGTGTTTATGTCACACCCATTGTAAACGGGTGTATGAAATCAATTATAGACAgtaaattacatgcttccaattttgtggCAACAGATTTGGGAGGGCTCTTTCCTGTTTTAGCCTAACAGAAtcagcacaaattctcacagacgaAATTTTGCGGAAAGCCCTCCCTGAAGAGTAGAGGATATTACAGGTGCAAAGGAGGATAAAGATCTATATTGTCCATGGTTTTAGAATAGGATGTTCAGCTTATTGTCATAATGTCGTGACCTGACTGTGTCCCTGTTTACAGAGCAAGGGCCATAAAGACATGTTTTGTATGGAGTCCAGTGGACTGCTTAAAGCCCTGACCGCAAACCTACTGAACACcattgggatgaattgaaacaCTGGTAGCAGGCCAAAATCAGTGCCCTGAAATTAAGTTTTCTGTGCCCTGTTTTAACTGAATTGGTAAAAAttgccacagacacactcccaaaTATTATGAAAACATATTGTCTAAAGAAACAATACAATACTAATTTTCTTCATCACTCACCTGGTCCATCAAATGGCATTGAGCAGAATGTATCTTTCCCATGAAAGGCTAATTCAATGTCAGCGTCTTGGCTGGTGACCTCATAGAACTGGAGAGGTGTAACGTCACTCCAGTATTTGAATGCAGCTCGTATAGCCTGTTGTGTTTTAGCCATTCCCAGATTAGGATCATAGTTATGGATATAGTAACTCAGCTTCTTTTTATGCCAGATACCTGCCACAACACAGATCAATCTACCATGTAAACACATTCTATCCTACCATCTTAGTGTTTGCTTTATtccatgttaaaaaataaataatcatcatcatcataaaaataataaaatacataataaaatggGAAAACTGCACTGGTGGACCATTCACAAGAAAATTATTGTgggaaaaaacacatttaaagtgGGGAATAAAATATCCTTTTtaaatgcactatatggccaatatTGTTTTAAGtgtacacctgaccattagcttgttggacatcctattccaaatctgtttgcctattcagtcaaaagaacattgtGAGGTTtgccactgatgttggacaggaAGGCATGGCTCACAATTGATCATTTATTAAATCCAAAagttgttcagtggggttaaacttgtctaaacattttttaatgcattttctccctttttagtgcgtcccatttttacccaattgcattatgcttcctccctactggtgctgacccccgcccctgactgaggagagcgaactgacaaacgcaccctccgacacgtgtgcagtagccgactgcatattttcacctgcaggaggcgagttcacatgcgaatcagccctgtgcatggagagacacaccctgaccagcattatttcactactctgtgcagacaccatcaatcagccagcagaggtcataattgcatcagttatgaggtccctattcgGCATTTCCCTCCtcggatgaacaacagccaaacgttgttcatatagccgcccagcccagatggatggcagagctgggatttgatacaatgtattagaaaccacagctctggtgtgctagtgtattttaccactgtgccacctgagcggcaacatTACTTTTTATGATGGGACAGAAATGAGACTCCAACTAAATTATTTCTTCAAAGTTGGAAAAATaacattgattttatacacttgttagtTGTTTTTATGAGAGGTGttcgcatacttttggccatagagtGTAAAAATATTTGCAGATTGTGTTATATccaattaagaaataaaagcgTTACGGATGCTTCAACTCACCCACTACACAGAATTTGAGGAACTTTAGGTTAAATGAGTCCTTAAGGCCACAACGTGGCATTTTCATTATCTCTAAAGTGGCGTTGTCCAATCTACCTGTTACTGGGAGGTCTGTCACGTTCTGGAATAGTCTGAAAAAGGGAGAAGAAAAAATATTAGAAACAAACAGACGTGCCATCCTCTGTACACTTTTTGCAAGATTTTTGAatcaaacagaaaataaatgagATAACTGAAGTGCAGATCACACTCTTTAACAGTATTGGTATGACTAGTGATCATGTGACAGCTTAAAACAGACCGGAGCTTTGAGGGTGGCTTCCACCTTTTGTTATTGTTTCATTTGGATGTTTATGAGGTAGAATGAGAATAATTAAggagtttataaaaaaaaattaagtatatgtgtgtatgttaccTAAGTGCTTCAGAGAATTGATTCATCTTTCCTTCTTGATCTTGAGAATGAAGTAGTGAGGTAGGGAGGTAACCAAATTGCTTCAGATAGCTCTAAAAAATGAGAATTAAAGAAAAAGATTTTTGAATATTAGCATACAAGTTTCCTTAAatgtttctttcttattttattgAACCACAATGCAGTGTCCacaaagtatctggacaccttaccatgagcTAGTTTGGCATCCCATTTGGCATACATTGACCTCtgtgtgttatttaggtggtggatcattctcagcactgcagtgacactgacatggtggtggtgtgttagtgtgtgttgtgctggtatgagtggataagacacagcagcgctgctggagtttttaaacgcctcactgctggactgagaatagtccaccaaccaaaaatatccagccaacagcgccctgtgggcagcgtccacaggtctagaagatgaccaactcaaacagcagcaatagatgagagatcgtctctgactttacatctacaaggtggaccaactaggtaggggtgtctaatagagtggacagtgagtggacatggtatttaaaaactccagcagcgccgctgtgtctgatccactcataccagcacaacacacactagcactccaccaccttgtcagtgtcactgcagtgctgagaatcatccaccacctaaataatatctgctctgtggtggtcctgaccattaaagaacagcatgaaatggggcatttgtagcctagcggttaaggtactggactagtaagcagaaggttgccggttcaaatcccaccacagccaggttgccactctcgggcccttaagcaaggcccttaaccctcagttgcttagattgtatactgtaagtcgctgtggataaaagcgtctgctaaatgccgaaaatgtaaatgtaaattgggctaacaaagcatgcagagaaacagatggactacagtcagtaattgtagaactacaaattgcttctatatggtaagtggagctgataaaatggacaatgagtttagaaacaaggaggtgattttaatgttatggctgatcagtgtaagttacTGTATGTATTTGTCAGTAAACTCATAATAAACTTtaaacatttaagaacttaGTCTTAAAAGGTTTTAATAATTCAGAAAAAGATTACAAATGGTTGCAGAATGCATTAAAATCTCAATACTACCATAACATACATGTCCCTCACAATTATATGTAAACTCCTGACTACctgtatttactttatataatataaaaacaatggATCATTTCTGAACTTACTGTAGCTTGTTCCACCTCCTTTTCATGCTTTAATGCAGCAAATAGAGGCAACAATAACAGCACCTGTAATGCCACGTAATGCATCTTCAGCTAGCAGCACATCCACAGTTCAGAGAAAACCCCACAGTCACTGTCACACTGTTCACAACTCTGTACTGATGTCCACAATGTCCAACTCTGCAAATAAGCTGAAGGAAAAAAACCTTGCTACTGAGCTGCAGTCAAATAGTTTTGAATGAAACACTGTTTCTGATTGCGACAGTTTCTGCTGAACAGCTTGTCCCTTTTCATCAAAGTGCTGAAATCCAAGGAGTGTGTTTGCAATTAATTTATAGCTtttaccaagaaatgggtttgGTTGTGCCCACTATGTTCTCAGGAGCAGGATGTGGGCAACCACAGCCTGGTTCTTAAGATTCTAAAAATACTCAATTAAAGTTAAAATTGTCTGGCcaattatgtttgttttttagattACACATTACACTTCATAACACAGGATTATACTGTATTATCACAGAGCCCAAAGTCTAATGACATTACATTTTGTGTCAGTTTTGGACTGTttcgggcagcacggtggctcggttggtagcactgtcacctcaaagcaagaaggtcctgggtttgatccccaggcggggcggtccgggtcctttctgtgcggagtttgcatgttctccccgtctgtgtgggtttccctcacagtccaaaaacatgtagtcaggctaattgaagacactgaattgcctataggtgaatgggtgtgtgtatgtgtgtctgccctgcgatggactggtgtcccgttcagggtgttactgtgtgccttgcgcccattaaaaagttgggataggctccagcaccccgtaCACCATCCCAACCCCCACCCccgcgcgaccctaattggataaacggttaagaaagtgagtgattgagtgaccATGTGTTACTTTCAGCATATCCCTGACTGCTAAATGTCCTAAATGTAATAAGGTgttgtccacattcttttggctgTAAATGAAATGGTGTAGTGGGTTTTTGCAGGCAGGGTTTGGTTCCACTTGTCCTTTTGAAACAAAAGAAAATCCTTTTTTAAAGGATTACCTGAGCAATATCTTGGAATACTTCTAACTTGATGGGAGAAGTCTCTGGTATGAAAACCAACCATGCCTGCAAAAAAACAACACGCCTTTTGCATTTACAgccaaaagtacgtggacaACACCttattacatttagcagacacttttatgcaAAGCAGCTTATAACTGTGACCATATACTACAATccaagaaattgagggttaggggcatTACTCAAAGGCCaatcagtggcaacctggcagatgtttGGCTTGATCGAGTGACCTTCCTATAACTAGTCCAGTCCTTAACCGCTGATCACCCAATGCCAATTTTACTAATGCTACattgttattgtctcctatatTTCCCACACTGCTTTTGTGCTGATAAACTCTGCAATTTCTGGATCAGTGGTTTTCAACTCTGAGATGAGCTGCCTGACCTTGCTTTAAAATGCAAATAGGGTTGCAGGAAATTTGTACACTTAGGCAGCCTATTTTGCTTGCTGGTCTATCACACACTTCCTCCGCCATTTGTAAAGCCTCAGGACAGGTTTTACACCGATCAGTGGCTGATTCTTACAAAACATCTTAGCATGCACAGAGGACCACTCTACTCTTCTTTATTTCTCTATCACTTGTCTTGCACCAGCAAAAAAAATGATTCCTCATCCTGCCTTCTCTTCCTTCAACTTACTGTGCAgcatgtacttgtatatagtgCTGTGATAAATGAGGTGGGGAGTACAGTTGTGgcatggaaaacaaaacaaatattgtGAGCCCTTAGTTTATTAAAGCAGAGAACCTTTTACCCCTCGCATTCATATATggccttctttattttattttaaatgtacatgGTTATGAAATTAaagtacaccgatgaggcataacattatgaccactttcccaatattgtgttggtccctcttttgcagccccatacgcaacaaactgcaatgcgctgtgtattctgacacctttctatcagaaccagcattaacttcttcagcaatttgagctacagtagctcgtctgttggattggtcCACACGGGCctgccttcactccccacgtgcatcaatgagccttggccgcccatgac is part of the Trichomycterus rosablanca isolate fTriRos1 chromosome 7, fTriRos1.hap1, whole genome shotgun sequence genome and harbors:
- the LOC134318235 gene encoding matrix metalloproteinase-19-like, whose translation is MHYVALQVLLLLPLFAALKHEKEVEQATSYLKQFGYLPTSLLHSQDQEGKMNQFSEALRLFQNVTDLPVTGRLDNATLEIMKMPRCGLKDSFNLKFLKFCVVGIWHKKKLSYYIHNYDPNLGMAKTQQAIRAAFKYWSDVTPLQFYEVTSQDADIELAFHGKDTFCSMPFDGPGKTLAHAQGPEYGIVHFDSDELWTDRKQYGANLRIVAAHEIGHALGLGHSRYHSALMAPIYHSNYDNFQLHPDDIQGIQALYGKPDEKPETYSPPPDPCTALLDAIILGPFHKTFAFSGDYVWTISDSGYNTPVRINYLWKELPGHLNAAVHSLRTKKSYFIKGNKVWRYTYFRLDRDFPKILILPANIDAAFYSHSNRTLIFIKGSEYWEWDELGSGEKLRNYPKPLSDLVTGFPSSPDAAFTWINSYVYVFKGDLYWRVNPGRFIEKGYPFSIRERWMKCG